From Novosphingobium decolorationis, one genomic window encodes:
- the rpsP gene encoding 30S ribosomal protein S16 gives MAVSIRLSRGGAKKRPYYKIVVANATAPRDGKYLEQIGTYNPLLAKDDENRVKINGERASYWLSVGAQPTDRVARMFDKAGIKERQATNNPKKGEPGDKAKERAEEKAEKAREAAEAAAAASAAPAEEAPAAEATEESTEA, from the coding sequence ATGGCAGTTTCGATCCGTCTGTCGCGCGGTGGTGCGAAGAAGCGTCCCTACTACAAGATCGTCGTCGCCAACGCGACCGCACCGCGCGACGGCAAGTACCTGGAGCAGATCGGCACCTACAACCCGCTCCTCGCCAAGGACGACGAGAACCGCGTGAAGATCAACGGCGAGCGCGCTTCGTACTGGCTTTCCGTCGGCGCGCAGCCGACCGACCGCGTTGCACGCATGTTCGACAAGGCCGGCATCAAGGAGCGTCAGGCTACCAACAACCCCAAGAAGGGTGAGCCGGGCGACAAGGCCAAGGAACGCGCCGAGGAAAAGGCCGAGAAGGCTCGCGAAGCTGCTGAGGCTGCTGCTGCCGCTTCGGCCGCTCCCGCCGAGGAAGCTCCGGCTGCCGAAGCCACCGAGGAATCGACCGAGGCGTAA
- a CDS encoding FYDLN acid domain-containing protein, whose product MAKPEWGAKHGCPKCGTRFYDLGKDDPVTCIECGHTWTPEPVLKSKQPIPYEEAEKKEKVEEQDNDLADDDLDIDDDGDSPDNDVDLGGDDDLGISSGGDDDDERDE is encoded by the coding sequence ATGGCCAAACCTGAATGGGGCGCCAAGCACGGCTGCCCGAAATGCGGCACCCGTTTCTACGACCTGGGCAAGGACGACCCGGTGACCTGCATCGAATGCGGCCACACCTGGACGCCCGAGCCGGTGCTCAAGTCCAAGCAGCCGATCCCCTATGAGGAAGCGGAGAAGAAGGAAAAGGTCGAGGAGCAGGACAACGACCTGGCCGATGACGATCTGGACATCGATGACGACGGCGATTCGCCCGACAACGATGTGGACCTGGGCGGCGACGACGACCTGGGCATCTCGAGCGGCGGCGACGACGACGACGAGCGCGACGAGTAA
- the trmD gene encoding tRNA (guanosine(37)-N1)-methyltransferase TrmD, producing the protein MTFAATVLTLYPDMFPGPLGISLAGRALERGDWSMDAVQIRDFATDKHRTVDDTPAGGGAGMVLKVDVLASAIDHARATNPGAPVLAMTPRGTPISQERVRALAAGPGAIILCGRFEGFDERIFEGREVEEISVGDIVLSGGECAALMVLDACIRLLPGVMGAASSGTEESFEDGLLEYPHYTRPVEWEGRTIPEVLRSGDHAKIAAWRKTQAEDHTRSRRPDLWERHVDVRDRLPLMRGKKTKD; encoded by the coding sequence GTGACGTTCGCGGCCACCGTTCTCACACTCTATCCCGACATGTTCCCCGGGCCTCTGGGCATCAGCCTGGCGGGGCGTGCGCTCGAGCGCGGGGACTGGTCGATGGACGCGGTGCAGATCCGTGATTTCGCGACCGACAAGCATCGCACGGTCGATGATACGCCCGCAGGCGGCGGGGCGGGCATGGTGCTCAAGGTCGACGTGCTCGCGAGCGCGATCGACCACGCCCGAGCCACCAATCCGGGCGCGCCCGTTCTGGCGATGACGCCGCGCGGCACGCCGATCTCGCAGGAACGCGTTCGCGCGCTCGCGGCAGGTCCCGGCGCGATCATCCTGTGCGGCCGTTTCGAGGGCTTTGACGAGCGCATCTTCGAGGGTCGCGAGGTCGAGGAGATTTCGGTCGGCGATATCGTCCTGTCGGGCGGCGAATGCGCGGCTCTCATGGTACTGGACGCTTGCATTCGCCTGCTTCCCGGCGTAATGGGCGCGGCTTCCAGCGGTACCGAGGAATCGTTCGAGGACGGCCTTCTCGAGTACCCGCACTACACCCGACCCGTCGAATGGGAAGGGCGCACGATCCCTGAAGTGCTGCGATCGGGGGATCATGCGAAGATCGCAGCCTGGCGTAAGACCCAGGCGGAAGATCACACACGGTCACGCAGGCCGGACCTTTGGGAACGTCATGTCGACGTTCGGGACCGTCTGCCTCTGATGCGCGGCAAAAAGACGAAGGACTAG
- the ffh gene encoding signal recognition particle protein codes for MFDSLSDRLGGVFDKLRGRGALKEQDVRDAMREVRIALLEADVALPVVRRFVDRVTEKAIGQSVLRSVTPGQQVVKIVNDELIETLGGDVTPELDLAASPPVVIMMVGLQGSGKTTSTAKISKLLKDKQGKKVMMASLDVNRPAAQEQLKVLGEQTGVATLPIIAGQQPTEIATRAMQAAKLQAVDVLMLDTAGRLHVDQQLMDEMKAVAAIATPRETLLVVDSLTGQDAVNVAQSFAGEVDLTGVVLTRMDGDARGGAALSMRAVTGKPIKFAGTGEKMDAIEVFHPSRVANRILGMGDIVSMVEKAAEAVKVEEAEELAKRMEQGKFDLNDLRTQLRQMQNMGGLGMLAGMMPGMKKAKAAMAASNMDDKVLLRMEAIIGSMTKKERANPALLNAKRKIRVANGSGTQVQDVNKVLKMHQEMSKAMKQIKKMGGLKGLAAMFGKGGLDAAMPGLGGQGLGGGAKGGLPGLGGPGGAGGPDLSKFLKK; via the coding sequence ATGTTCGACAGCCTTTCCGATCGTCTCGGCGGTGTGTTCGACAAGCTGCGTGGCCGCGGCGCGCTCAAGGAGCAGGATGTCCGCGACGCCATGCGCGAGGTGCGCATCGCGCTGCTCGAGGCCGACGTTGCTCTTCCCGTCGTGCGCCGTTTCGTCGATCGCGTTACCGAAAAGGCCATTGGCCAGTCGGTGCTGCGTTCGGTCACGCCCGGCCAGCAGGTCGTCAAGATCGTCAACGACGAACTGATCGAGACCCTGGGCGGCGATGTGACGCCCGAACTGGACCTTGCCGCCAGCCCGCCCGTCGTCATCATGATGGTCGGTCTGCAGGGCTCGGGCAAGACCACCAGCACGGCGAAGATTTCCAAGCTTCTCAAGGACAAGCAGGGCAAGAAGGTCATGATGGCCTCGCTGGACGTGAACCGTCCGGCCGCCCAGGAGCAGCTCAAGGTCCTGGGTGAGCAGACCGGCGTTGCCACGCTTCCCATCATTGCCGGCCAGCAGCCGACCGAAATCGCCACCCGCGCGATGCAGGCCGCCAAGCTGCAGGCCGTCGATGTCCTCATGCTCGACACCGCGGGCCGTCTCCACGTCGACCAGCAGTTGATGGACGAGATGAAGGCGGTGGCCGCCATCGCCACCCCGCGCGAGACACTGCTCGTCGTCGACTCGCTGACGGGTCAGGACGCGGTCAACGTCGCGCAGAGCTTTGCGGGCGAAGTCGACCTTACCGGTGTCGTGCTGACCCGTATGGACGGCGATGCGCGCGGTGGTGCGGCGCTTTCGATGCGTGCGGTCACCGGCAAGCCCATCAAGTTCGCCGGTACCGGCGAAAAGATGGACGCGATCGAGGTCTTTCACCCGAGCCGCGTTGCCAACCGCATTCTCGGCATGGGCGACATCGTCTCGATGGTCGAGAAGGCCGCCGAGGCGGTCAAGGTCGAGGAGGCCGAAGAACTCGCCAAGCGCATGGAGCAGGGCAAGTTCGATCTCAACGACCTGCGCACCCAGCTTCGCCAGATGCAGAACATGGGCGGCCTCGGCATGCTGGCGGGCATGATGCCCGGCATGAAGAAGGCCAAGGCCGCGATGGCCGCCTCGAACATGGACGACAAGGTGCTGCTGCGCATGGAGGCGATCATCGGCTCCATGACCAAGAAGGAGCGGGCCAATCCCGCGCTTCTCAACGCCAAGCGCAAGATCCGCGTCGCCAACGGCTCGGGCACCCAGGTCCAGGACGTCAACAAGGTGCTCAAGATGCACCAGGAGATGTCCAAGGCCATGAAGCAGATCAAGAAGATGGGCGGCCTCAAGGGGCTGGCTGCGATGTTCGGCAAGGGTGGTCTCGATGCCGCGATGCCCGGCCTGGGCGGCCAGGGTCTGGGCGGCGGAGCCAAGGGCGGCTTGCCCGGGCTTGGCGGACCGGGCGGAGCCGGTGGTCCGGACCTCAGCAAGTTTCTGAAGAAATAA
- the rplS gene encoding 50S ribosomal protein L19: MNLIQQIEAEEIAKAAKEIPTFRAGDTVKVGVKVVEGTRTRVQNFEGVVIARSNRGMGSNFTVRKMSFGEGVERVFPLYSPNIDSITVVRRGIVRRAKLYYLRGRTGKRARIAERRDVRTEG, from the coding sequence ATGAACCTGATTCAGCAGATCGAGGCCGAGGAAATTGCCAAGGCCGCCAAGGAAATCCCGACCTTCCGCGCCGGTGACACCGTCAAGGTTGGTGTGAAGGTTGTCGAAGGCACCCGTACCCGCGTCCAGAACTTCGAAGGCGTCGTGATCGCGCGTTCGAACCGTGGCATGGGTTCGAACTTCACCGTTCGCAAGATGAGCTTCGGTGAAGGCGTGGAGCGCGTATTCCCGCTCTACTCGCCCAACATCGACAGCATCACCGTCGTTCGCCGCGGTATCGTGCGTCGTGCCAAGCTGTACTACCTGCGTGGTCGTACCGGTAAGCGCGCCCGCATCGCCGAGCGTCGCGACGTGCGCACCGAAGGCTAA
- the rimM gene encoding ribosome maturation factor RimM (Essential for efficient processing of 16S rRNA) has translation MAHDTSVTLAAVTGAHGVTGEVRLKLFGEGVAALKRYRAFNDSALTLKKLKDDGKGGAIARFEEVTDRTAAEKLRGTVLTVPRAEMPELADGEYYHADLIGLPAVSDTGEALGRVIAVENFGAGDVLEIERAERDEKGRIQRFMVPMTEAAVPSWDAEKLVVTAAFAED, from the coding sequence ATGGCACACGACACGTCCGTCACCCTGGCCGCCGTCACCGGCGCGCACGGGGTGACGGGTGAAGTCCGCCTCAAGCTGTTTGGGGAAGGCGTGGCGGCGCTCAAGCGCTACCGCGCCTTCAACGATTCGGCCCTGACGCTCAAGAAGCTCAAGGACGACGGCAAGGGCGGGGCTATCGCCCGTTTCGAGGAAGTGACCGACCGTACCGCGGCCGAAAAGCTGCGCGGCACCGTCCTCACCGTTCCGCGCGCCGAGATGCCCGAGCTGGCGGACGGCGAATATTATCACGCCGACCTCATCGGTCTTCCCGCTGTCTCCGACACGGGCGAGGCCCTTGGCCGCGTCATTGCGGTCGAGAATTTCGGCGCGGGCGACGTGCTCGAGATCGAGCGTGCCGAGCGCGACGAGAAGGGCCGTATCCAGCGCTTCATGGTGCCCATGACCGAGGCCGCGGTGCCTTCCTGGGACGCCGAGAAGCTGGTGGTAACGGCCGCGTTCGCCGAGGATTGA